A single window of Colletotrichum destructivum chromosome 9, complete sequence DNA harbors:
- a CDS encoding uncharacterized protein (Putative membrane protein SUR7/Rim9-like, fungi), whose translation MAVTGFIHHFGTFLLLAATVLLVVTSISAPVVHNISLLTVKLGDSSAGDEIAFGTFGWCVRGGSADGSDQCSRSRIGYSPADIVAEADAAQYSGWSSDAAEGLTRVMILHPIGAGVSFIAFILSIGAGMFGSLLAALVSGTAFLITVVALICDWVMLAYIRRNVNRDDNGDNGSYAHYDVALWTLLAAAICLLLGTVIVFFTCCSGRMHKRRQQRAKVDHYSPPATHTPYRRRHFWQRRTRY comes from the exons ATGGCTGTGACCGGCTTCATTCACCACTTTGGTACCTTTTTGCTCCTCGCGGCAACGGTGCTCCTCGTTGTCACCAGCATCTCCGCCCCGGTGGTGCACAACATCTCCCTCTTGACCGTGAAGCTGGGCGACTCTTCGGCTGGCGATGAGATCGCGTTCGGCACCTTTGGGTGGTGTGTCCGTGGCGGTTCTGCAGA TGGCTCCGATCAATGCAGCCGCTCTAGAATCGGCTACTCGCCCGCCGACAtcgttgccgaggccgatgccgcGCAGTACTCTGGATGGTcctccgacgccgccgagggcctgACCCGCGTCATGATCCTCCAccccatcggcgccggcgtctccttcatcgccttcatcctctccatcggcgccggcatgtTCGGctcgctgctggccgccCTCGTCTCCGGCACCGCCTTCCTCATCACCGTCGTTGCCCTCATCTGCGACTGGGTCATGCTCGCCTACATCCGCCGTAACGTCAACCGCGACGATAACGGCGACAATGGCAGCTACGCCCACTACGACGTCGCCCTCTGGACcctcttggccgccgccatctgcctgctgctcggcactgtcatcgtcttcttcacctGCTGCAGCGGCCGCATGCAcaagcgccgccagcagcggGCCAAGGTCGACCACTACTCGCCCCCCGCCACGCACACTCCTTACCGCCGTCGTCACTTCTGGCAGCGCCGAACCCGCTACTGA
- a CDS encoding Putative hydroxyisourate hydrolase, transthyretin, thyroxine binding protein, translated as MASPAKDRITCHVLDTSKGRPAKGIRVYLSTTTTTTTASGPGTLREFESLTDDDGRVHTWLPFSPATASGEVPVYTLEDVLGAAPGPSSRWTLRFDTAAYFGGDDETFFPEAVVVFTVREGQHYHVPLLLSPYSYTTYRGS; from the coding sequence ATGGCATCCCCCGCAAAGGACCGCATAACCTGCCACGTCCTCGACACCTCCAAAGGCCGCCCCGCAAAGGGCATCCGCGTCTacctctccaccaccaccaccaccaccaccgcctcggGCCCGGGCACCCTCCGCGAGTTCGAGTccctcaccgacgacgacggccgcgtgCACACCTGgctccccttctcccccgccaccgcctcgggcGAGGTCCCCGTCTACACCCTCGaggacgtcctcggcgccgccccggGCCCCTCATCGCGCTGGACCCTGCGCTTCGACACGGCCGCCTactttggcggcgacgacgagaccttcttccccgaggccgtcgtcgtcttcaccgTCCGCGAGGGCCAGCACTACCAcgtgccgctgctgctgagccCCTACAGCTACACCACCTACCGGGGCAgctag
- a CDS encoding Putative EF-hand domain, ferric reductase, NAD binding domain, riboflavin synthase-like beta-barrel, translating to MAAVDHPVTNPDEGVQYLTEDEINSFLDDLDHNDDGYIDYAEVEAKLDAAHDELAPEHQAKPHHVIRRKEQPNDFSSSQHSRDDNRLRHEFLRTIMGLPGSDPGTTSDPAADERSRSHRIPRDDFAARVREWKIPSLKQDKDSEDSQRDYIRHLRLSRRLRAYWAVHGPEIAFLALVAACTLAFGVWQCVKYVTQTQYRAGFGWGVVMAKTSAGLLYMTFFFLLLSMSRYFSTWMRRSYYVSRFVNWDLSQSFHIKISIAALVFATLHAIGHLTGSFYHASRPANRDRVADVLGGPDNVPGPYAAYVRTLPGITGITALSSFYILALLSLPKVRNWNYEVFQLGHLLMYPIIGLMMAHGTAHLLQWPMFGYFLAFPTLLVLVERLVRVGTGFHKIRATLKVLDGETVEITATIPSERIWKYQAGQYVFLQVPQLSTFQWHPFTVSICRGREFQLHIKTDGNWTKKLRDLGGDSGTAEIDVGINGPFGAPAQRFYDFSHTVIVGSGIGVTPFSGILADLQARDDEEHGGPTQDHGRQREGQHRHDSDTTVTAEKKPSGGNMTDGNTKDDSPERKDSEATAAPDANDPTKLPNPSESFVFAPDYRRVDFHWTVRDRNYLLWIADLLNSVSRSQEWHRAHEGGGQHLDVRISTHVTQKRRDLVTHVYRWLLEMHRTEEHPESPLTGLLNPTHFGRPDFDAILDRHYEDMRRFRASKRRKMNAGAIKGEGLNGEEEEDEKKEKKNGDGNRDADAGGEGGAARREVEEEDEELKVGVFYCGAPVVGEILADKCRQLTVRGRHDGSKIEYHFMIEVFG from the coding sequence ATGGCTGCCGTTGACCACCCCGTCACAAACCCCGACGAGGGAGTCCAGTACCTCACCGAAGACGAGATCAACTCCttccttgacgacctcgaccacaacgacgacggctaCATAGACtacgccgaggtcgaagccAAGCTCGATGCTGCTcacgacgagctcgccccCGAGCACCAGGCCAAGCCGCACCACGTCATCCGAAGAAAGGAACAGCCCAACGActtctcctcgtcgcagCACTCGCGCGACGACAACCGCCTGCGCCATGAGTTCCTCCGCACCATTATGGGCCTGCCCGGCTCCGACCCGGGCACCACCTcggacccggccgccgacgagcggAGCCGGTCCCACCGCATTCCGCGCGATGACTTCGCCGCCCGCGTCCGTGAATGGAAGATCCCCTCCTTGAAACAGGACAAGGACTCGGAGGACTCCCAGCGGGACTACATCCGCCACCTGCGCCTCTCGCGCCGCCTTCGCGCCTACTGGGCCGTCCACGGGCCCGAGatcgccttcctcgccctcgtcgccgcctgcaCCCTCGCCTTTGGCGTCTGGCAGTGCGTCAAGTACGTTACCCAGACCCAGTACCGCGCCGGCTTCGGCTGGGGCGTCGTCATGGCCAAGACCTCGGCCGGCCTGTTGTACatgaccttcttcttcctgctgctcAGCATGTCGCGCTACTTCTCCACCTGGATGCGCCGCTCCTACTACGTCTCGCGCTTCGTCAACTGGGACCTCAGCCAGTCCTTCCACATCAAgatctccatcgccgccctcgtcttcgccacACTTCACGCCATCGGCCACCTGACGGGCTCCTTCTACCATGCCAGCCGGCCCGCCAACCGGGaccgcgtcgccgacgtcctcggcggcccgGACAATGTACCCGGGCCTTACGCCGCCTACGTCCGCACCCTGCCGGGCATCACCGGCATCACGGCGCTCTCCTCCTTCTACATCCTTGCCCTGCTGAGCCTGCCCAAGGTGCGCAACTGGAACTACGAGGTCTTCCAGCTCGGCCATCTGCTCATGTACCCCATCATCGGCCTCATGATGGCCCACGGCACCGCCCACCTGCTGCAGTGGCCCATGTTCGGCTACTTCCTCGCCTTCCCGAccctgctcgtcctcgtcgagcgcctcgtccgcgtcggcACGGGCTTCCACAAGATCAGGGCCACCCTCAAGGTGCTCGACGGTGAGACGGTCGAGATCACTGCCACCATCCCGAGCGAGCGCATCTGGAAGTACCAGGCCGGCCAGTACGTCTTCCTGCAGGTGCCGCAGCTTAGCACCTTCCAGTGGCACCCCTTCACCGTGTCCATCTGCCGGGGCCGCGAGTTCCAGCTGCACATCAAGACGGACGGCAACTGGACGAAGAAGCTCCGCGACCTGGGCGGCGACTCGGGCaccgccgagatcgacgtcggcatcaACGGGCCCTTTGGCGCGCCGGCCCAGCGCTTCTACGACTTCAGCcacaccgtcatcgtcgggtCGGGCATCGGCGTGACCCCGTTCTCGGGCATCCTCGCGGACCTGCAGGcgcgcgacgacgaggagcacgGCGGGCCGACGCAAGATCATGGCCGCCAGCGCGAAGGCCAGCACCGTCACGACTCGGACACGACCGTCACGGCGGAGAAGAAACCGTCGGGGGGTAACATGACGGACGGAAACACGAAAGACGACAGCCCGGAGCGCAAGGACTCCGAGGCAACCGCAGCGCccgacgccaacgacccCACGAAGCTGCCCAACCCCTCCGAGTCCTTCGTCTTCGCGCCCGACTACCGCCGCGTCGACTTCCACTGGACGGTGCGCGACCGCAACTACCTTCTCTGGATCGCCGATCTGCTCAACTCGGTCTCGCGCAGCCAGGAATGGCACCGCGCgcacgagggcggcggccagcacCTCGACGTGCGCATCTCGACGCACGTCACGCAGAAGCGCCGCGACCTCGTCACGCACGTCTACCGCTGGCTGCTCGAGATGCACCGCACCGAAGAGCACCCGGAGAGCCCGCTGACGGGCCTGCTGAACCCGACGCATTTTGGCCGGCCCGACttcgacgccatcctcgaccgGCACTACGAGGACATGCGGCGCTTCCGCGCGAGCAAGCGGAGGAAGATGAACGCGGGCGCCATCAAGGGGGAGGGTCTGAacggggaagaggaggaggatgagaagaaggagaagaagaacgggGACGGGAACCGGGACGcggatgccggcggcgagggtgggGCCGCCAGGCGcgaggtcgaagaggaggacgaggagctcaaggtCGGCGTGTTCTATTGCGGAGCGCCGGTCGTCGGGGAGATCCTAGCGGACAAGTGCCGGCAGCTCACGGTGCGTGGGCGGCACGACGGGAGCAAGATCGAGTACCACTTCATGATCGAGGTCTTTGGGTAA
- a CDS encoding Putative formyl transferase has protein sequence MTWLALRPAAFARAPLGLTCRPGLRPYSAAAAAGVSDPLRILFCGSDDFSCAALDALDAERRRNPGLIESLDVVVRPGKLSGRGMKKIREVPLKSLAEKLELPIHERDTFTGWQPPKGINLIVAVSFGLFVPPRLLNQAKYGGLNLHPSFLPDFRGPAPLQHTLLQRRTHTGVTLQTLHPKSFDHGAVVSYTPPIPIPENCTTRDLHDLVTPLAAETLVDSLRRGLHVPPINDIGWRPTPDELARQPLTHAPKVTSHDRQMDWRSWSADEVLLRRRVLGPVWCAAFHHDSQTVKRIQFGDAEVVERPHLMKQYQQRCVLRRENKLAKDDFPDEVRDVRMVSWVWMPRGKTEEPESWELSFTPYFMDEDGKSILIATPGGEACLKLSTVTVEGGRPRAAAAVVGDFSEVVKDEDDGHGPGQKGGDWLSWVGTAIVALILGG, from the exons ATGACGTGGCTGGCCCTCCGACCAGCAGCCTTTGCGCGGGCCCCCCTCGGCCTGACGTGCCGGCCGGGCCTGCGACCctactcggccgccgccgccgccggcgtctcgGACCCGCTCCGGATCCTGTTCTGCGGCTCCGATGACTTCAGCTGCGCGGCGCTGGACGCGCTGGACGCCGAGAGGAGGCGGAACCCGGGGCTGATCGAGtcgctcgacgtcgtcgtccggccCGGCAAGCTTTCGGGGAGAGGCATGAAGAAGATTCGCGAAG TGCCATTGAAGAGtctcgccgagaagctcgagctGCCGATTCATGAGAGGGACACATTCACCGGGTGGCAG CCACCGAAAGGCATCAACCTCATTGTCGCCGTCTCCTTTGGTCTCTTCGTACCCCCGAGGCTGCTCAACCAGGCCAAGTACGGCGGGCTCAACCTCCACCCGTCCTTCCTCCCAGA CTTCCGCGGCCCTGCACCGCTCCAGCACACGCTCCTCCAGCGCCGCACCCACACGGGCGTCACCCTCCAGACGCTCCACCCCAAATCCTTCgaccacggcgccgtcgtctcctACACGCCGcccatccccatcccggAGAACTGCACGACGCGGGACCTGCACGACCTCGTCACcccgctcgccgccgagaccctTGTCGACAGTCTGCGGAGGGGGCTGCACGTGCCCCCCATCAACGACATCGGCTGGCGGCCCACCCCGGATGAGTTGGCGCGGCAGCCGCTCACCCACGCGCCCAAGGTGACGAGCCACGACCGCCAGATGGACTGGCGGTCGTGgtccgccgacgaggtcctgcTGCGCCGGCGCGTGCTGGGGCCCGTGTGGTGCGCGGCCTTCCACCACGACAGCCAAACGGTCAAAAGGATCCAgttcggcgacgccgaggtcgtcgagcgGCCGCACCTGATGAAACAGTACCAGCAGCGCTGCGTCCTGCGCAGGGAGAACAAGCTCGCGAAGGACGACTTCCCCGACGAGGTTCGGGACGTCAGGATGGTCTCGTGGGTGTGGATGCCGCGGGGCAAGACGGAGGAGCCCGAGTCGTGGGAGCTCAGCTTCACGCCGTACttcatggacgaggacggcaagagCATCCTGATCGCCAcccccggcggcgaagcctGTCTCAAGCTGTCGACCGTCACGGTCGAGGgcgggcggccgagggcggcggccgcggtggTTGGGGACTTCAGTGAGGTCGTcaaggatgaggacgacggccacggGCCGGGCCAGAAGGGGGGCGACTGGTTGTCGTGGGTCGGGACGGCTATCGTGGCGCTCATCCTGGGCGGTTAG
- a CDS encoding Putative aminoglycoside phosphotransferase, protein kinase-like domain superfamily: MTTARQDSDNLAWDRSDELWDEAVKQVRLSSRCREIESFAESVFGKPARLITPLIIGGFNVLYPIQLEGASDTVLVRVPCPNQAVFPEEKILAEAATATYIALHTRLPVPKVLHHGIHSDIGPFMVIQDLGSRKTLSQALEAPRQDSNETVVLNPHIPESRLKMLYAKMARCVLQLVQPSFPRIGALVETGPASHCVAGRPITLNMSNMVQLSNIPDSVFPPKDTTYQTADEWYAALAEMQMATLIFQHNDMVISEDDCRNKYVARQLFRRLAKQGRLSSYGFAEDTWSARSKRARAILPMLDGSGAFRLWCDDFRPANVLVDEDDDVLGAIDWEFAYAAPTQFALDPPWWLLLDVPEMWDGGIEEWARVYGGRLRTWLSALEEAETEMGAGSALPLSAYMRESWETGRFWLDYAARRSWAFDTVYWKYLDGRFFGEGCESGDPVKELWKTRVHLLSPEERAAMELMVRTKMEESKERVLVEWDAGEAKQRLSSFLFD, translated from the coding sequence ATGACAACAGCACGACAAGACTCCGACAATCTCGCATGGGACCGAAGCGACGAGCTCTGGGATGAGGCGGTAAAGCAAGTTCGATTGTCATCCCGGTGTCGGGAAATTGAATCGTTTGCCGAGAGCGTGTTCGGAAAGCCTGCCAGGTTGATCACCCCTTTGATCATCGGCGGCTTCAACGTCTTGTATCCTAtccagctcgagggcgcTTCCGATACTGTTCTCGTCCGCGTGCCGTGCCCCAATCAGGCCGTGTTCCCTGAGGAAAAGATACTCGCAGAGGCTGCGACAGCAACGTATATCGCTCTGCATACACGACTCCCGGTTCCGAAAGTTTTACACCATGGCATACACTCGGATATCGGTCCGTTCATGGTCATCCAAGACCTCGGGTCCCGGAAGACCCTGAGCCAGGCTCTGGAGGCTCCTCGCCAGGATTCTAACGAGACAGTCGTCCTTAACCCCCATATTCCCGAAAGCAGGCTCAAGATGCTCTACGCGAAGATGGCTCGATGCGTGCTGCAGCTCGTACAACCTTCCTTTCCGCGCATCGGTGCTCTCGTCGAAACGGGCCCTGCGTCTCACTGTGTCGCGGGACGACCCATCACTCTGAATATGAGCAACATGGTCCAGCTCTCAAACATACCCGATTCGGTATTTCCGCCCAAAGATACCACGTACCAGACCGCCGACGAGTGGTACGcggcgctggccgagatGCAAATGGCGACGCTCATCTTCCAGCACAACGACATGGTAATCTCCGAGGACGACTGCAGGAACAAGTACGTCGCGCGCCAGCTGTTTCGCAGGTTAGCCAAGCAAGGACGGCTATCGAGTTACGGGTTTGCCGAAGACACCTGGTCCGCCCGCTCCAAGCGCGCTCGCGCAATATTGCCGATGCTCGACGGCTCGGGCGCCTTCCGCCTGTGGTGCGACGACTTCAGGCCGGCCAacgtccttgtcgacgaggacgacgacgtgcttGGGGCCATTGATTGGGAGTTCGCGTATGCCGCGCCAACGCAGTTCGCCCTGGATCCGCCGTGGtggctcctcctcgacgtgCCCGAGATGTGggacggcggcatcgaggagTGGGCGCGTGTCTACGGGGGCCGTCTGAGGACGTGGCTCTCGGCCTTGGAGGAGGCAGAGACGGAGATGGGCGCCGGGTCTGCTTTGCCCCTTTCGGCGTACATGCGGGAAAGCTGGGAGACTGGCCGTTTCTGGCTCGATTATgccgcgaggaggagctgggcgTTCGACACCGTTTACTGGAAGTACTTGGACGGCCGTTTCTTTGGCGAGGGGTGCGAGAGTGGTGACCCCGTGAAAGAGCTgtggaagacgagggtgCATCTACTCAGCCCGGAGGAGCGGGCTGCGATGGAGCTGATGGTGAGGACCAAGATGGAGGAATCAAAGGAGCGGGTTTTGGTTGAATGGGACGCTGGAGAGGCAAAACAGCGCCTGTCGTCCTTTTTATTCGACTAA
- a CDS encoding Putative arsenical pump ATPase, ArsA/GET3, anion-transporting ATPase-like domain-containing protein, whose product MAAIIDADDVMEPTLQSILDQKSLRWIFVGGKGGVGKTTTSCSLAIQLAKARRSVLLISTDPAHNLSDAFNQKFGKEARLIDGFTNLSAMEIDPNGSMQDLLAGQADEVDAMSGGLGGMMQDLAFAIPGIDEAMSFAEVLKQVKSMSYETIIFDTAPTGHTLRFLSFPSVLEKALAKVSQLSSQYGPLLNGFLGSGGQLPNGQNLNEMMEKLETLRETISEVNTQFKDENLTTFVCVCIPEFLSLYETERMIQELANYGIDTHSIVVNQLLFPKKGSNCDQCTARRRMQKKYLEQIEELYDEFNVVKMPLLVEEVRGKEKLEKFSEMLTTPYAPPEMDA is encoded by the exons ATGGCCGCCATtatcgacgccgacgacgtgaTGGAGCCCACCCTCCAGTCCATCCTCGACCAGAAGTCACTGCGCTGGatcttcgtcggcggcaagggcggtGTTGGCAAGACCACTACCTCGTGCTCCCTCGCCATccagctcgccaaggccCGCAGGTCggtcctcctcatctccaCCGACCCGGCGCACAACTTGTCCGACGCCTTCAACCAGAAGTTCGGCAAGGAGGCCCGCCTCATCGACGGCTTCACCAACCTCAGCGCCATGGAGATCGACCCCAACGGCAGCATGCAGGACCTGCTCgccggccaggccgacgaggtggaCGCCATGAgcggcggtctcggcggcaTGATGCAGGACCTCGCCTTTGCC ATCCCCGGTATCGACGAAGCTATGTCGTTCGCCGAGGTTCTCAAGCAGGTCAAGTCCATGTCTTACGAAACAATCATCTTCGACACCGCCCCGACCGGCCACACCCTCCgcttcctttccttccccAGCGTCCTCGAAAAGGCCCTCGCCAAGGTCTCCCAGCTGAGCTCGCAGTACGGGCCCCTCCTCAACGGCTtcctcggctccggcggccagctgccCAACGGCCAGAACCTTAacgagatgatggagaagctcgagacgCTGCGCGAGACCATCTCCGAGGTCAACACCCAGTTCAAGGACGAGAACCTGACCACCTTCGTCTGCGTCTGCATCCCCGAGTTCCTCTCGCTCTACGAGACGGAGCGCATGATCCAGGAGCTCGCCAACTACGGCATCGACACCcacagcatcgtcgtcaaccAGCTGCTCTTCCccaagaagggcagcaaCTGCGACCAGTGCACCGCCCGCCGCAGGATGCAGAAGAAGTACCTCGAGCAGATCGAGGAGCTGTACGACGAGTTCAACGTCGTCAAGATGCCCTtgctggtcgaggaggtccgcggcaaggagaagctcgagaagtTCAGCGAGATGCTCACGACCCCGTACGCTCCTCCCGAGATGGACGCATGA
- a CDS encoding Putative E3 ubiquitin-protein ligase RBBP6 family yields the protein MASSVFFKFKSQKEPTRVEFDGTGISVFELKRDIILKSGLGDGTDFDLAIYSEDGSEEYDDDTTIIPRSTTVVARRLPAAKPGAGRGARYVSGKMPVAAKNSSRKEQTTKTATAKATSNAISQMNSAMTEEEKMAAMFQAQTESWSAQQEEMSHHTPVFKPGSKKPANVPDHDPPNGYICYRCGEKGHWIQLCPTNDDPEFDNRPRVKRTTGIPRSFLRTVDKSVALAQSGDDETKRPSGIMVNAEGEFVIAEPDKASWEQFQAKAKSSASAAKAIAMGDKELQEKGLECPIDKKMFIEPMKTPCCQKTYCNDCITNALIESDFICPNCSTEGVLIDDLKVDEEAADKIKAFLKEKTEAKSPAAASPAAATSSPKGKTEEGKTESATGTAKSPTPQKSPSVAAAAPTSTTTNDGTPKSASATPANAPTGPAERASSVDSNSKKRPADELMENPKIPKAPKAMQKQQEQQAMMNGMNGMNGMPLNPMMGFGGMPMMNGFMGMSGMPNMPNMPNMGNMNMGMPMMGMMNPMMGMPGFNPMNGGGFPDMGNNMYGNNNFNPNMNGGMNGGMNGGMNGGMNGGMHGGMNGGMNGMNGGMNGGGMGGYNQQRHNFTQPSNDEDAYFRRPVNPHRHQNRQKRVRPSDYREL from the exons ATGGCgtcctccgtcttcttcaagttCAAGTCGCAGAAGGAACCGACACGGGTTGAGTTCGACGGCACCGGTATTTCCGTCTTCGAATTGAAGCGCGATATCATCTTGAAGAGTGGTCTGGGCGACGGCACTGATTTCGACCTCGCCATTTACTCCGAAGATGGCAGTGAAG AATACGATGATGATACCACTATTATCCCCCGATCGACGACGGTCGtcgctcgtcgtctcccaGCCGCCAAACCCGGCGCAGGCCGCGGTGCTCGATACGTCTCTGGGAAGATGCCCGTCGCTGCAAAGAACTCGTCTCGCAAGGAGCAAACCACAAAAACAGCTACAGCCAAGGCGACATCCAACGCCATCAGCCAGATGAATAGTGCCATgacggaagaggagaagatggcTGCCATGTTCCAGGCGCAGACCGAATCGTGGTCGGCTCAGCAGGAGGAGATGTCACA TCACACCCCGGTGTTCAAGCCAGGCTCCAAGAAACCAGCCAACGTGCCTGATCATGACCCGCCCAACGGTTACATTTGTTACCGCTGTGGGGAGAAGGGACATTGGATCCAGCTGTGCCCAACAAATGATGATCCGGAATTTGACAACCGTCCGCGCGTGAAGCGCACGACTGGCATTCCGAGATCATTCTTGCGGACGGTCGACAAGTCGGTCGCCCTTGCCCAGAgcggcgatgatgagacCAAGAGACCTTCAGGCATCATGGTCAATGCTGAGGGAGAGTTTGTGATCGCCGAGCCTGACAAGGCATCGTGGGAACAGTtccaggccaaggccaagtcCTCAGCCTCCGCTGCCAAGGCAATCGCTATGGGAGACAAGGAGCTGCAGGAGAAGGGGCTCGAGTGCCCTATCGACAAGAAGATGTTCATAGAACCAATGAAGACCCCGTGCTGCCAGAAGACGTATTGCAATGATTGCATAACCAATGCTCTCATCGAATCGGACTTCATCTGCCCCAACTGCTCTACGGAAGGTGTCCTGATCGACGATCTGAAGGTTGATGAGGAGGCTgccgacaagatcaaggCGTTCCTCAAAGAGAAGACGGAAGCAAAGAGCCCGGCCGCAgcctcgccggcagcagcgaCCTCGTCTCCGAAGGgcaagacggaggagggCAAGACAGAATCGGCGACCGGAACCGCAAAGTCGCCGACGCCTCAAAAATCGCCCTcagtcgctgccgccgctcccACATCTACTACAACAAACGATGGTACACCGAAGTCGGCATCGGCCACACCGGCGAACGCACCGACCGGCCCTGCCGAACGTGCTTCGTCCGTCGACTCCAACTCAAAGAAGCGCCCGGCCGATGAGCTGATGGAGAACCCGAAGATCCCTAAGGCCCCGAAGGCCATGCAGAAGCAACAAGAACAGCAGGCGATGATGAATGGCATGAACGGTATGAATGGTATGCCCTTGAACCCGATGATGGGCTTCGGCGGCATGCCCATGATGAACGGATTCATGGGGATGTCCGGCATGCCTAACATGCCCAACATGCCGAATATGGGTAACATGAACATGGGAATGCCGATGATGGGTATGATGAACCCCATGATGGGCATGCCGGGCTTCAACCCCATGAACGGCGGCGGTTTCCCTGACATGGGCAACAACATGTACGGCAACAACAACTTCAACCCCAACATGAACGGTGGCATGAATGGTGGTATGAATGGTGGCATGAATGGTGGCATGAATGGTGGTATGCACGGGGGTATGAACGGGGGAATGAATGGTATGAACGGCGGCatgaacggcggcggcatgggtGGCTACAATCAACAACGTCACAACTTCACGCAGCCGAGCAATGATGAAGACGCGTACTTCCGGAGACCCGTCAaccctcatcgccatcagAACCGTCAGAAACGCGTTCGGCCCAGCGATTACCGGGAACTGTGA